One genomic region from Arthrobacter sp. YN encodes:
- a CDS encoding DUF2382 domain-containing protein, translating to MLARENIDRLMGLNGHVRTTEGDKVGSIGTFYTDDDTGEPTWVTVKTGLFGSSESFIPLQDAAVEGDDVVVPYSKDHIKDAPRVAEDGHLDPGEESRLYNHYGLEGKRGFSGHGDDLRADATTDRDAHFAGTVGTRDPVGTRDTLGTRDAMDTGGAYRPEAERNGDDDAMTRSEERLNVGTEKQATGRARLRKYITTENVTTTVPVQREEVRVEREPITDANAGDAMSGADLTESEHEVTLHEERPVVDKETVPVERVRLEKDTVTEDVRVDEEVRKERIETEGTSSDNTRR from the coding sequence ATGCTCGCGAGGGAAAACATTGACCGGTTGATGGGCCTCAACGGACACGTCCGTACCACTGAAGGTGACAAGGTGGGCTCCATCGGCACGTTTTACACCGATGATGACACCGGCGAACCCACCTGGGTGACCGTCAAGACCGGACTTTTTGGCAGTTCGGAATCATTCATACCGCTTCAGGACGCCGCCGTGGAAGGTGACGACGTGGTGGTTCCCTACAGCAAGGACCACATCAAGGATGCTCCCCGGGTGGCCGAAGACGGGCACCTGGATCCGGGCGAGGAGAGCCGCCTGTACAACCACTACGGACTCGAGGGCAAGCGCGGCTTCAGCGGTCACGGCGATGATCTGCGCGCCGACGCAACAACTGATCGCGATGCACATTTCGCCGGGACAGTAGGTACGCGGGACCCGGTGGGAACCCGGGACACACTCGGTACCAGGGACGCGATGGACACGGGAGGCGCCTATCGTCCGGAGGCTGAAAGGAACGGCGACGACGACGCCATGACCCGCTCTGAAGAAAGGTTGAACGTCGGCACGGAGAAGCAAGCCACGGGTCGGGCGCGCCTGAGGAAATACATCACCACTGAGAACGTCACCACTACGGTCCCCGTGCAACGCGAGGAAGTCCGTGTGGAGCGGGAGCCCATTACGGACGCGAACGCAGGCGATGCCATGTCCGGTGCCGACCTGACGGAGAGCGAGCACGAGGTCACCCTCCACGAGGAGAGGCCCGTGGTGGACAAGGAGACCGTCCCGGTGGAGCGCGTCCGCCTCGAAAAGGACACAGTCACCGAGGATGTTCGGGTCGACGAAGAAGTCCGTAAGGAGCGCATCGAAACCGAGGGGACCAGCTCGGACAACACCCGCCGCTAA